The Listeria sp. PSOL-1 genome includes a region encoding these proteins:
- the pyrH gene encoding UMP kinase encodes MDTPEYKRVVLKLSGEALAGTDGFGINPSVVNSISRQIKEIVELGIEVAVVVGGGNIWRGKLGSEMGMDRAAADYMGMLATVLNSLALQDSLDNIGVATRVQTSIDMRQIAEPYIRRKAIRHLEKGRVVIFAAGTGNPYFSTDTTAALRAAEIEAEVILMAKNNVDGIYNADPKIDANATKYEELSYLDVIKEGLKVMDSTASSLSMDNDIPLIVFSFEEDNNNIKRVILGEKIGTTVRGKE; translated from the coding sequence ATGGATACCCCAGAATATAAACGTGTTGTTTTAAAATTAAGTGGTGAAGCGCTAGCTGGAACAGATGGCTTTGGTATTAATCCAAGTGTTGTCAATTCTATCTCTAGGCAAATAAAAGAAATTGTTGAACTTGGTATTGAAGTGGCTGTTGTTGTTGGCGGCGGTAATATTTGGCGTGGTAAACTAGGTAGTGAGATGGGGATGGACCGAGCTGCTGCTGATTATATGGGTATGCTTGCAACGGTATTGAATTCACTTGCGCTTCAAGATTCTTTAGACAATATCGGTGTAGCAACGCGTGTGCAAACATCCATCGATATGCGCCAAATCGCTGAGCCATATATTCGCAGAAAAGCTATTCGGCATTTAGAAAAAGGACGTGTTGTTATCTTTGCAGCAGGAACCGGAAATCCTTATTTCTCAACGGATACAACAGCTGCACTTCGAGCTGCTGAAATTGAAGCAGAAGTTATTTTAATGGCAAAAAATAATGTGGATGGCATTTATAATGCAGATCCGAAAATTGATGCGAACGCTACAAAATATGAAGAACTATCTTATTTAGATGTGATTAAAGAAGGATTGAAAGTAATGGATTCAACAGCATCTTCTTTAAGTATGGATAATGATATTCCATTGATTGTTTTTAGCTTTGAAGAAGATAATAATAATATTAAACGAGTTATTCTCGGTGAAAAAATCGGAACAACTGTTAGGGGGAAAGAATAA
- the frr gene encoding ribosome recycling factor: MSKEILTVSKEKMEKAEQVLSRDLGSIRAGRANASILDRVSVDYYGAATPVNQLASITIPEARLLMVTPFDKTILGEIEKAIQKSDLGLMPNNDGSVIRLTIPQLTEERRKELVKEVKKIAEEAKVAVRNVRRDANDELKKLEKASEITEDDLRSYSDDVQNLTDTSIKNIEEIAKNKEVEIMEV, from the coding sequence ATGAGTAAAGAAATTTTAACAGTATCAAAAGAAAAAATGGAAAAAGCAGAGCAGGTTTTATCACGTGATCTTGGAAGTATTCGAGCTGGGCGAGCAAATGCGTCTATCCTTGATCGTGTATCTGTAGATTATTACGGAGCGGCTACACCTGTTAATCAACTTGCATCAATTACAATTCCTGAAGCTCGTCTTTTAATGGTTACACCTTTTGATAAAACGATTCTTGGTGAGATCGAAAAAGCCATTCAGAAATCAGATTTGGGCTTAATGCCAAATAATGATGGTTCGGTTATTCGATTAACCATTCCACAACTAACGGAAGAGCGCCGGAAAGAACTTGTTAAAGAAGTGAAAAAAATCGCTGAAGAAGCAAAAGTTGCTGTACGTAACGTTCGCCGGGATGCAAATGATGAACTTAAAAAATTAGAAAAAGCAAGCGAGATTACAGAAGATGATTTACGCTCGTATAGTGATGATGTTCAGAATTTGACAGATACTAGCATTAAAAACATTGAGGAAATTGCAAAGAATAAAGAAGTGGAAATTATGGAAGTCTAA
- a CDS encoding isoprenyl transferase, with amino-acid sequence MFKKLFKQDENIINSGLSNELPLPKHIAIIMDGNGRWAKKRFLPRVAGHRAGMDVVKKMTRYANSLGIKVLTLYAFSTENWKRPNDEVDFLMKLPVEFFDTFIPELVEENVRVNVMGYRDSLPKHTLDSVERAIEQTKHCTGLVLNFALNYGGRAEILTAMKEATAEFIKDGKEIDKLTEDDIEKHLMSYGLGDPDLLIRTSGEIRLSNFMLWQLAYSEFYFIDVHWPDFSEENLLEALLEYQNRSRRFGGL; translated from the coding sequence ATGTTTAAAAAATTATTCAAACAAGATGAAAATATTATAAATAGCGGTCTATCAAATGAGCTACCTCTGCCTAAACATATAGCCATCATTATGGACGGTAATGGAAGGTGGGCGAAAAAACGCTTTTTACCTCGTGTTGCTGGTCATCGTGCGGGAATGGACGTTGTTAAGAAAATGACGCGTTATGCTAATTCGCTTGGAATCAAGGTATTAACTCTTTACGCTTTTTCTACTGAAAACTGGAAGCGACCAAATGATGAGGTTGATTTCTTAATGAAGCTTCCAGTTGAGTTTTTTGATACCTTTATTCCTGAATTAGTAGAAGAAAATGTTCGTGTTAATGTGATGGGATATCGCGATAGTTTGCCTAAACATACGCTTGATTCTGTTGAGCGTGCAATAGAACAAACGAAACATTGCACAGGTCTTGTGCTTAACTTTGCACTAAATTATGGTGGTCGTGCTGAAATTTTGACGGCCATGAAAGAAGCGACGGCTGAATTTATTAAAGACGGTAAAGAGATAGATAAGTTAACGGAAGACGATATTGAAAAGCATCTGATGAGTTATGGCTTAGGTGATCCTGATTTATTAATTAGGACAAGTGGTGAGATTCGTCTTAGTAATTTTATGCTTTGGCAGTTAGCTTATAGTGAATTTTATTTTATAGACGTTCATTGGCCGGATTTTTCAGAAGAGAATTTACTTGAGGCTTTGTTGGAATATCAGAATCGCTCAAGGCGGTTTGGTGGTTTATAG
- a CDS encoding phosphatidate cytidylyltransferase has translation MKTRTITAIVALIIFLPFVVVGGLPFELMSILLATIAIYEILIITKQNVFSVNGIVTVLFTWVITVPDEYLSFLTKIGIQKMELIFIAIAILLSFTVFSRNQFHFDQVGVDVLASFYVGFGFHFLADVRSAGVMFVIFALLIVWTTDTGAYLIGRAFGKHKLAPHVSPNKTIEGFIGGILCSLVIAGGFYYFFVSTNDFLLILIALVVLSLFGQLGDLVESALKRFYDVKDSGKILPGHGGILDRFDSLLFVLPLLHILQII, from the coding sequence TTGAAAACGAGAACGATTACGGCGATTGTTGCGCTAATTATTTTCTTGCCATTTGTTGTCGTTGGTGGCTTGCCGTTTGAATTAATGAGCATTTTACTAGCAACCATTGCAATTTATGAAATTTTAATCATAACAAAACAGAACGTGTTTTCTGTAAACGGTATTGTAACTGTGCTTTTTACTTGGGTCATCACCGTGCCAGATGAATATTTAAGCTTTTTAACAAAAATTGGGATTCAGAAAATGGAGTTAATTTTTATTGCCATAGCCATTTTACTTTCTTTTACAGTGTTTTCGCGCAATCAGTTTCATTTTGATCAAGTTGGAGTGGATGTTTTAGCTTCATTTTACGTGGGCTTTGGCTTTCATTTTTTAGCAGATGTTCGTTCAGCTGGTGTGATGTTTGTCATTTTTGCGCTTTTAATTGTCTGGACAACGGACACGGGAGCTTACCTTATTGGCAGAGCATTTGGTAAGCACAAGCTTGCACCACATGTCAGTCCAAACAAAACAATTGAAGGTTTTATCGGTGGGATTTTATGTTCACTTGTTATTGCAGGTGGATTTTACTACTTTTTTGTATCGACAAATGATTTTCTTCTTATTTTAATAGCTCTTGTTGTCCTTTCGCTTTTTGGTCAGTTAGGAGATCTTGTGGAGTCAGCATTAAAACGGTTTTATGATGTGAAAGATTCTGGAAAAATTTTGCCAGGGCATGGCGGCATTCTTGACCGCTTTGACAGTCTGCTCTTTGTATTACCTTTACTACATATACTACAAATCATTTAA
- the dxr gene encoding 1-deoxy-D-xylulose-5-phosphate reductoisomerase, with amino-acid sequence MKNVILLGATGSIGTQTLEVVRSNPDLFRIVALSFGRNIELGRQIITEFKPKMVSVQNREDAETLKAEFPAIQFYAGLDGLREIAVCLDGELLLSAVIGSIGLLPTLDAIDAGKEIAIANKETLVTAGHLVMRKAREKNVSILPVDSEHSAIFQALNGEKRAQVEKLIITASGGSFRDRSRAELKGVTVAEALSHPNWSMGNKLTIDSATMFNKGLEVIEAHWLYDMPYKDIEVVIHRESVIHSMVSYVDGSIIAQLGVPDMRIPIQYALTYPDREPIHFSEPFDITKYGALHFEKVDFNRFRALKLAYNAGKIGGTMPTVLNAANEIAVAGFLNGQVAFQSIEALVENAMKWHETIQDPSLETILEVDHATRGYVKTLL; translated from the coding sequence ATGAAAAATGTGATATTGTTAGGAGCAACTGGATCAATCGGAACACAAACACTTGAAGTTGTTCGATCAAACCCGGATTTATTTCGCATTGTTGCTCTTTCGTTTGGAAGGAACATCGAACTTGGACGACAAATTATCACTGAATTTAAACCAAAAATGGTGTCTGTTCAAAATAGGGAAGATGCTGAAACGTTAAAAGCTGAGTTTCCTGCGATTCAATTTTATGCTGGATTAGATGGCTTACGTGAAATTGCCGTTTGTTTAGATGGTGAGTTACTTCTTAGTGCTGTTATAGGCAGTATCGGTTTACTCCCAACACTTGATGCAATTGATGCAGGGAAAGAAATAGCGATTGCGAACAAAGAGACACTTGTTACAGCAGGACATTTAGTGATGAGAAAAGCGCGCGAAAAAAATGTGTCAATCTTACCAGTTGATAGTGAACATTCAGCGATTTTTCAAGCGTTAAATGGAGAAAAGCGTGCGCAAGTTGAAAAGTTAATTATTACAGCAAGTGGGGGAAGTTTTCGCGATAGAAGCCGTGCAGAATTGAAGGGTGTTACTGTGGCTGAAGCGCTCAGTCATCCAAATTGGAGTATGGGGAATAAGCTTACGATTGATTCAGCGACAATGTTTAATAAAGGCTTGGAAGTGATTGAAGCGCACTGGTTATATGATATGCCATATAAAGATATTGAGGTTGTGATTCATAGAGAAAGTGTGATTCATTCGATGGTTTCTTATGTTGATGGTAGTATCATTGCCCAGTTAGGCGTTCCGGATATGCGCATCCCCATTCAGTATGCTTTAACCTATCCTGATCGTGAGCCAATTCATTTTAGCGAGCCATTTGATATTACGAAATACGGGGCACTCCATTTTGAAAAAGTTGATTTTAATCGTTTTCGGGCATTGAAATTAGCTTATAACGCTGGTAAAATAGGTGGAACAATGCCGACTGTTTTAAATGCTGCAAACGAAATTGCTGTTGCTGGCTTTTTAAATGGCCAAGTTGCTTTTCAAAGTATTGAAGCGCTTGTTGAAAACGCGATGAAGTGGCATGAAACAATACAAGATCCCTCGCTTGAAACGATCCTTGAAGTGGATCATGCAACAAGGGGTTATGTAAAAACATTATTATAG
- the rseP gene encoding RIP metalloprotease RseP produces MTTIIAFIFVFGLIVFFHEFGHFLFAKRSGILVKDFSIGFGPKIFAYRKNETQYTIRLLPIGGYVRMAGEDGEEIELKPGYRVGLEFSEDEKVTKIIINGRDQYVNAQPLEVSSADLEKELFIEGYEDYDETKKVRYQVARDAILIDGKIETLITPYDRTFGAKSLGKRAMTIFAGPLFNFILAILIFSFLAFAQGGVPVDHSEIGKVAANSAASTAGLKEGDQVKAIDGKKINTWVDIVETVAKNPAKKLAFDVERNGRIENISVTPEKTKQENKTVGKIGVMQPVDHSFIAKITYGFSQTWQWITQIFGVLGKMITGGFSLNMLSGPVGIYTSTEQVASYGFLMLLNWTAVLSINLGIVNLLPLPALDGGRLLFFLYELVRGKPVDPKKEGLVHFVGFALLMVLMILVTWNDIQRAFF; encoded by the coding sequence TTGACAACGATTATTGCATTTATATTCGTCTTTGGCCTTATTGTTTTCTTTCATGAGTTTGGTCATTTTCTTTTTGCCAAGCGGTCAGGTATTTTAGTTAAAGATTTTTCAATTGGATTTGGTCCAAAGATATTTGCTTATCGAAAAAATGAAACACAATATACGATCCGTTTGCTGCCAATTGGTGGTTATGTCCGCATGGCTGGTGAAGACGGTGAGGAAATTGAGTTAAAACCAGGATATCGGGTTGGACTTGAATTTTCTGAAGATGAAAAAGTAACCAAAATTATCATAAATGGCAGAGATCAATATGTAAACGCGCAACCACTAGAAGTCTCTTCAGCTGATCTTGAAAAAGAACTATTTATTGAAGGCTATGAGGATTACGATGAAACAAAGAAAGTTCGTTATCAAGTAGCTCGTGATGCGATTTTAATCGATGGCAAAATCGAGACGCTTATTACACCCTATGATCGTACATTTGGTGCGAAGTCGCTCGGAAAACGTGCGATGACCATTTTTGCCGGCCCGTTATTTAACTTTATTTTAGCTATTTTAATTTTCTCTTTCCTTGCTTTTGCACAAGGTGGGGTACCTGTGGATCATAGTGAAATTGGCAAAGTAGCAGCAAATAGTGCAGCAAGTACGGCTGGTCTTAAAGAAGGCGATCAAGTAAAAGCAATCGATGGTAAAAAAATAAACACGTGGGTAGATATTGTCGAAACCGTTGCTAAAAATCCAGCTAAAAAATTGGCTTTTGATGTAGAACGTAATGGAAGAATAGAAAATATCAGTGTCACTCCAGAAAAAACGAAACAAGAAAATAAAACGGTTGGTAAAATCGGTGTGATGCAGCCTGTTGATCATTCCTTTATTGCCAAAATCACTTATGGCTTTTCACAAACATGGCAGTGGATTACACAAATTTTTGGCGTTCTTGGTAAGATGATTACTGGTGGTTTCTCACTAAATATGCTAAGTGGTCCAGTTGGTATTTATACAAGTACAGAGCAAGTAGCAAGTTACGGATTTTTAATGCTGTTAAATTGGACAGCTGTGCTTAGTATCAATTTAGGGATTGTTAATTTATTACCGTTACCTGCTCTTGATGGTGGAAGATTATTATTTTTCCTTTATGAATTAGTTCGTGGAAAACCAGTTGATCCTAAAAAAGAAGGACTTGTCCACTTTGTTGGCTTTGCCCTTTTGATGGTACTAATGATTTTAGTCACATGGAACGATATTCAACGAGCCTTTTTCTAA
- a CDS encoding proline--tRNA ligase — translation MRQTMTFIPTLKETPADAEVKSHQLLLRAGYIRQVASGIYSYLPLAGLALRNIEAIVRDELNRAGAAELLMPALQPTELWQESGRWDDYGPELMRLKDRNMRDFVLGPTHEEVITSLVRDEIKSYKRLPLTMYQIQTKFRDEKRPRFGLLRGREFIMKDAYSFHATEESLDETYQKMYQAYSNIFTRCGLNFRSVIADSGAIGGKETKEFVALSDIGEDTIAYSDSSDYAANVEMASVLHMQKHTHEPISALEKIATPDQKTIADIIAFLDVPIEKTIKSMLYQVDEELLLILVRGDHEVNEVKLKNALDASLVELVSPEKAYEIMGANFGSLGPVGSKKEIRIFADYAVQDIANGVSGANEDGYHYKNVNPERDFSVASYFDLRMIQEGDLSPDGEGVIKFAEGIEVGHIFKLGTKYSEAMNATFLDENGRAKPLIMGCYGIGISRLFSAIVEQNSDENGLVFDRGISPFDLHIIPVNLKNDEQRVFAEDLHLELQEAGHSVLLDDRDERAGVKFADADLIGLPLRITVGKKAAEGIVEVKIRKTGEMIEVRQEELLNTLPILFGEN, via the coding sequence ATGCGTCAAACGATGACATTTATTCCAACTTTAAAAGAAACACCAGCGGATGCAGAAGTTAAAAGCCATCAGCTTTTACTTCGAGCAGGGTATATCCGTCAAGTAGCAAGTGGGATTTATAGTTATTTACCACTTGCTGGGTTAGCTCTTAGAAATATTGAAGCGATCGTTCGTGATGAATTAAATCGAGCAGGGGCAGCAGAGCTTCTCATGCCAGCTCTTCAGCCAACAGAACTTTGGCAAGAATCTGGAAGATGGGATGATTATGGTCCTGAATTGATGCGCTTAAAAGATCGTAATATGCGTGATTTTGTACTTGGTCCAACTCATGAGGAGGTCATCACATCTCTTGTTCGAGATGAGATCAAATCCTACAAACGTTTACCACTTACCATGTATCAAATCCAGACAAAATTCCGAGATGAAAAAAGACCGCGCTTTGGCTTGTTACGTGGTCGCGAGTTCATTATGAAAGATGCCTATTCTTTTCATGCCACCGAAGAAAGCTTAGATGAAACTTATCAGAAAATGTATCAAGCGTATAGTAATATTTTTACGCGTTGTGGACTTAATTTTCGCTCAGTTATTGCTGATTCTGGTGCTATAGGTGGGAAAGAGACAAAAGAATTTGTTGCTCTTTCTGACATTGGTGAAGATACCATTGCTTATAGTGATTCTTCGGATTATGCTGCAAACGTCGAAATGGCTTCGGTTCTTCATATGCAGAAACACACACACGAGCCTATCTCAGCGCTTGAAAAAATTGCCACACCTGATCAAAAAACGATTGCAGACATTATTGCGTTTTTAGACGTTCCGATCGAAAAAACGATAAAGTCAATGCTTTATCAAGTAGATGAAGAACTGTTGTTGATTCTTGTGCGCGGGGACCATGAAGTCAATGAGGTTAAACTTAAAAATGCTTTAGATGCCTCTTTAGTAGAACTTGTATCGCCAGAAAAAGCATATGAAATCATGGGCGCAAACTTTGGCTCACTTGGTCCTGTGGGTTCTAAAAAAGAGATAAGAATATTTGCTGATTATGCTGTTCAAGATATAGCCAATGGAGTTAGTGGTGCGAATGAAGATGGTTATCACTATAAAAATGTGAATCCTGAACGCGATTTTTCAGTAGCCAGTTATTTTGATTTACGCATGATCCAAGAAGGAGATCTTTCTCCTGATGGTGAAGGGGTTATCAAATTTGCTGAAGGAATTGAAGTAGGTCATATCTTTAAGCTTGGGACAAAATACAGCGAAGCGATGAATGCGACATTTCTTGATGAAAATGGTCGTGCAAAACCACTGATTATGGGCTGTTATGGGATTGGAATTTCACGACTTTTTTCAGCCATTGTTGAACAAAATAGCGATGAGAACGGTTTAGTATTTGATCGAGGAATTAGTCCATTTGATTTACACATTATCCCTGTTAACTTGAAAAATGATGAGCAACGTGTTTTTGCAGAAGACTTACACCTTGAACTTCAAGAAGCTGGACACAGCGTCTTATTAGATGACCGTGATGAACGAGCTGGTGTAAAATTTGCTGATGCTGATTTAATTGGCTTACCATTACGTATTACGGTCGGGAAAAAAGCTGCTGAAGGCATTGTTGAAGTGAAAATTAGAAAAACTGGGGAAATGATTGAAGTTCGTCAAGAGGAACTTCTCAATACATTACCGATTCTTTTTGGTGAAAATTAA